Below is a genomic region from Streptomyces roseoviridis.
CCGGCACCACGAACCGCCCCTGGCCGGCCGACCCCCTACGCGCCGCCGGTGCGCGGCTCCATGCGGAACTCGAAGCCCACAGTGCCCGGGTCCAGGGCGGTCGCTCCGCCGTCGACGGTCAGCACGGCCCCGTTGACGAAGGAGGCGGCGGGCGAGAGCAGCCAGGCGATCGCCTCGGCGACCTCCCGCGGCTCCGCGGGCCGCCCGGCCGGCAGGACCCGGGTCACCTCCTCGTACGCCTTCTCGACACCGCCGTCGTCCAGACCCGCCTCCTCGGCGAACCGGTTCATCCGGCGGTCCGCCATGTCGGTGCGCACCCAGCTCGGGCAGACGGTGTTCGCGCGCAGCCCGGCACCGCCGTAGTCCACCGCGAGCGAGCGGCACAGCTGGAGCAGCGCCGCCTTGGAGGTGGCGTAGGCGGCGTTCCCGACGCCGTTGCGGAGGGCGGACACCGAGGCGACGGCGACCACCGCCCCACGTGCGTCGAGGAGGTGCGGCAGCGCGGCACGGAGCAGATGGAAGGGGCCGGTGAGGTTCGTCCGCATGACCGCTTCCCAGTCCTCCAGGGTCACGTCGCCCACCCCGC
It encodes:
- a CDS encoding SDR family oxidoreductase, yielding MTDQRVYLVTGGGTGIGAATARLLSAAGHRVAVSGRRPEPLRLVAEETGALAVASDIGEPDEVRELVGTVLREHGRLDGLVLNAGIGRGGGVGDVTLEDWEAVMRTNLTGPFHLLRAALPHLLDARGAVVAVASVSALRNGVGNAAYATSKAALLQLCRSLAVDYGGAGLRANTVCPSWVRTDMADRRMNRFAEEAGLDDGGVEKAYEEVTRVLPAGRPAEPREVAEAIAWLLSPAASFVNGAVLTVDGGATALDPGTVGFEFRMEPRTGGA